A single genomic interval of Daucus carota subsp. sativus chromosome 1, DH1 v3.0, whole genome shotgun sequence harbors:
- the LOC135147679 gene encoding uncharacterized protein LOC135147679, whose translation MFMCEEFAELMTWHALGRKNDGKLRHPADSDTWRAMDARYPHFSSETRNIRLGVAADGFNPFRTMNTSHTTWPIILVNYNLPPWLCMRQENLILSTLISGPESPSNNIDVFMQPLISELKELWEEGIETYDSFTSQNFRLRAAVIWTISDFPGYAMLSGWSTKGKLACPVCNYETSSMYLKHSRKICYMNHRKFLDPEHKWRFDKKRFNGEVEMGGCPEILTGSDIEELLSGYINHFGGDPHLRKKRKIDSPFKKKSIFFDLPYWSHNLLRHNLDVMHIEKNICDNIIGTLLNIAHKSKDHVNARYDLQDLGIRKELHPIESGDGTRVEIAAAIFDLTKEEKDIFCAVLKNAKLPHGCASNISRYVHTKERKVSGYKSHDAHFMLHYLLQFAVKKSLKPEVAVPLIRLGAFLRGISAKVIDLSEISRLQKEIIEILCQFETIFPPAFFDVMVHLLVHLCREVQLGGPVNQRCMFGIERYLNKLKSYNRNRSKPEGSIAEGYLADECLIFCSRFLNGNEGATQLRSCPQKQEFPIGTRRNKDGTAVHLEESELKACHQYILFNSASKEIESLIE comes from the coding sequence ATGTTTATGTGCGAGGAGTTTGCTGAACTTATGACATGGCATGCTTTGGGACGGAAAAATGATGGCAAACTTAGACATCCAGCTGATAGCGATACTTGGAGGGCAATGGATGCTAGGTATCCTCATTTCTCGTCAGAAACTAGGAATATAAGGTTGGGTGTTGCTGCTGATGGATTCAATCCTTTCCGAACAATGAATACTTCACACACCACCTGGCCTATTATTTTGGTTAACTATAACTTGCCTCCTTGGTTATGTATGCGTCAAGAAAACCTTATTCTTTCAACCCTCATTTCTGGCCCGGAATCTCCATCCAATAACATTGATGTTTTTATGCAACCTCTTATTAGTGAGTTAAAAGAGTTATGGGAGGAAGGGATAGAAACCTATGATTCGTTTACTAGTCAGAATTTTAGGTTACGTGCTGCTGTGATTTGGACCATAAGCGATTTTCCTGGATATGCAATGTTATCCGGTTGGAGCACCAAGGGCAAATTGGCTTGTCCAGTTTGTAACTACGAGACCTCCTCAATGTACCTAAAGCATAGTAGAAAAATATGCTACATGAATCATAGGAAATTTCTGGATCCCGAACATAAGTGGCGGTTTGATAAAAAAAGATTCAATGGTGAAGTCGAAATGGGAGGGTGCCCTGAAATTTTAACAGGATCAGACATTGAGGAATTGCTATCAGGCTACATAAATCACTTTGGGGGGGATCCGCACTTACGAAAAAAGCGTAAGATTGACTCGCCTTTCAAAAAGAAgtcaatattttttgatttaccTTATTGGAGTCACAATTTACTTCGGCATAACCTTGATGTTATGCACATCGAAAAGAATATTTGTGACAACATAATTGGTACGTTACTGAATATTGCTCACAAGTCAAAAGACCACGTCAATGCTCGATATGATTTACAAGATCTCGGCATTAGAAAGGAGCTTCATCCCATTGAATCTGGCGATGGGACGCGTGTTGAAATTGCTGCTGCCATTTTTGATTTGACAAAGGAGGAGAAAGATATATTTTGTGCAGTTCTGAAAAATGCAAAACTGCCACATGGTTGTGCATCGAACATTAGCCGTTATGTGCACACGAAGGAGAGAAAAGTATCGGGCTATAAGAGCCATGATGCTCATTTTATGTTGCACTATTTGTTACAGTTCGCCGTGAAAAAATCATTGAAACCTGAGGTCGCAGTCCCTTTAATTAGATTAGGGGCATTTCTAAGAGGTATTTCGGCCAAAGTCATTGACTTGAGTGAAATTTCTAGGCTGCAGAAGGAAATAATTGAAATTCTTTGTCAATTTGAGACAATTTTCCCTCCAGCCTTTTTTGATGTTATGGTGCACTTGCTAGTTCACTTATGCAGAGAAGTACAACTGGGTGGACCAGTGAATCAACGCTGCATGTTTGGAATTGAGAGATATCTCAATAAATTAAAGTCATATAATCGCAATAGAAGCAAGCCTGAGGGCTCCATTGCTGAGGGTTATCTGGCTGACGAGTGCTTAATATTCTGCTCACGATTCTTGAATGGTAATGAGGGAGCAACACAACTCAGAAGCTGtccacaaaaacaagaatttCCTATTGGCACGAGAAGAAACAAAGATGGAACAGCTGTTCACTTAGAAGAATCTGAGTTAAAAGCATGTCATCAGTACATTTTATTCAATTCTGCCAGCAAAGAAATTGAAAGTTTGATTGAGTAA